One window from the genome of Anopheles coluzzii chromosome X, AcolN3, whole genome shotgun sequence encodes:
- the LOC125907769 gene encoding autotransporter adhesin BpaC-like isoform X41, with amino-acid sequence MDRYLLSCLLLVCMVLAYPSEIAAQRSRVCFAQSGDYTTATSIGFCSHAVYIALNPTSKAFVGILNPANDADDLLGGIRKFANLKKTYPYVDLYMGVLGSISAGNILWLNQQASRKTFIDLLITKMASYPEMSGVYLDFDGLTNLYQNWYALFVAELNTALTAKNLKLITALPWDASASGDIYYSSTLSTLPFNVIKTHEEMYSAVATTTTRPISPLFSLAAPFNDETKTIYNNVFRWVLKGFLTTQLVVSLPMYSLKFTTSGGSQFGSAMTAVTKDTYCNALLFGSKNTLGAPQAGEGFAYSTSTFYTYNTPASLVDKLQFVIATNMGGVGVYSLDQAGSQNAEMLRQVTSVLAPTPPASVSYPPVGDAMCGVPVTFPAPLTTTTVATTTAAVTTTAAATTTAAATTTAAATTTAAATTTAAATTTAAATTTAAATTTAAAASTTAAAGSTTAAGGSTTAAGGSTTATGGSTTAAGGSTTVAGGSTTAAGGSTTAAGGSTTAAGGSTTAAGGSTTAAGGSTTAAGGSTTVAGGSTTVAGGSTTAAGGSTTAAGGSTIAAGGSTTAAGGSTTAAGGSTTAAGGSTTAAGGSTTAAGGSTTAAGGSTTAAGGSTTAAGGSTTAAGGSITAAGGSTTAAGGSTTAAGGSTTAAGGSTTAAGGSTTAAGGSTTAAGGSTTVAGGSTTAAGGSTTAAGGSTTAAGGSTTAAGGSTTAAGGSTTAAGGSTTAAGGSTTAAGGSTTAAGGSTTAAGGSTTPSNSASSTTPSTGASSTTPSTAGTTIAASPATCNITVKEDYGTLVAEYCTNLKAIASYMQGATCGVVA; translated from the exons ATGGATCGCTATCTACTGTCATGCTTGTTGCTCGTGTGTATGGTGCTGG CCTACCCTTCGGAGATAGCGGCTCAAA GGTCACGCGTCTGTTTCGCTCAGTCTGGCGACTACACCACTGCCACATCGATAGGCTTCTGCTCGCATGCAGTCTACATTGCACTGAACCCGACCTCTAAAGCCTTTGTGGGGATACTAAACCCTGCCAACGATGCAGATGATCTGCTAG GCGGTATCAGAAAGTTCGCTAATCTCAAAAAGACATACCCCTACGTGGACTTGTACATGGGCGTGTTGGGAAGTATTTCTGCGGGAAACATTCTGTGGCTGAATCAGCAAGCATCGCGTAAAACGTTTATCGATCTGCTTATTACAAAGATGGCATCGTATCCTGAAATGAGCGGCGTCTACTTGGATTTCGATGGGCTCACCAATTTGTACCAG AATTGGTATGCTCTGTTCGTTGCTGAGTTAAATACGGCTCTTACCGCTAAGAACCTGAAGCTTATTACCGCCTTACCGTGGGATGCAAGTGCGAGTGGCGATATTTACTACAGCTCAACCCTCTCCACTCTGCCGTTCAACGTGATCAAAACGCACGAGGAAATGTACTCAGCGGTCGCTACCACTACCACGCGCCCGATCAGCCCGCTGTTTTCACTGGCCGCACCGTTTAAcgacgaaacgaaaacaatc TATAACAATGTGTTTCGGTGGGTGTTGAAGGGATTTTTGACAACCCAGCTCGTTGTTAGCTTGCCTATGTACAGTTTGAAATTTACTACATCAGGTGGATCACAATTTGGTTCTGCTATGACCGCTGTTACAAAGGATACATATTGTAAC GCTTTGTTATTTGGATCGAAAAATACTCTTGGAGCGCCCCAAGCCGGGGAAGGCTTTGCCTACAGCACATCCACGTTTTACACTTACAACACTCCCGCATCTCTTGTCGATAAGCTACAGTTTGTTATAGCAACCAACATGGGCGGTGTAGGCGTATATTCGCTAGATCAAGCTGGTAGCCAAAATGCTGAAATGCTTCGTCAGGTGACAAGCGTTCTAGCACCAACACCACCCGCCTCAGTATCATACCCTCCAGTAGGAGATGCGATGTGTGGTGTTCCGGTTACGTTTCCAGCACCGCTAACAACGACAACAGTTGCAACGACTACTGCTGCAGTCACCACTACTGCTGCAGCCACCACTACTGCTGCAGCCACCACTACTGCTGCAGCCACCACTACTGCTGCAGCCACCACTACTGCTGCAGCCACCACTACTGCTGCAGCCACCACTACTGCTGCAGCCACCActactgctgcagctgcaagtaccactgctgctgcaggaagtaccactgctgcaggaggaagtaccactgctgctggaggtAGTACCACTGCTACAGGAGGAAGCACAACTGCTGCTGGCGGTAGTACCACTGTTGCTGGCGGTAGTaccactgctgctggcggtagtaccactgctgctggcggtagtaccactgctgctggaggaagcacaactgctgctggcggtagtactactgctgctggaggtagtaccactgctgctggaggaagCACCACTGTTGCAGGAGGAAGCACAACTGTTGCAGGAGGAAGTACAACTGCTGCAGGAGGAAGCAcaactgctgctggaggaagTACTATTGCTGCTGGAGGAAGTACTACTGCTGCAGGAGGAAGCACAACTGCTGCAGGAGGAAGCACAACTGCTGCTGGCGGTAGTACCACTGCTGCAGGAGGTAGTaccactgctgctggaggaagTACTACTGCTGCAGGAGGAAGCAcaactgctgctggaggtAGTACCACTGCTGCAGGAGGAAGCACAACTGCTGCAGGAGGAAGCAtaactgctgctggaggaagcacaactgctgctggaggaagCACAACAGCTGCAGGAGGTAGTACTACTGCTGCAGGAGGAAGTACAACTGCTGCAGGAGGTAGTaccactgctgctggcggTAGTACCACTGCAGCTGGAGGAAGTACTACTGTTGCAGGAGGAAGCAcaactgctgctggag GAAGCACAACTGCTGCAGGAGGTAGTACCACTGCTGCAGGAG GAAGTACCACTGCTGCAGGAGGAAGTACAACTGCTGCAGGAGGTAGTACCACTGCTGCAGGAGGAAGTACCACTGCTGCAGGAGGAAGTACCACTGCTGCAGGAGGTAGTACAACAGCTGCTGGTGGTAGCaccactgctgctggaggaagCACTACTCCATCAAACTCAGCATCGTCAACTACGCCATCAACCGGTGCATCATCAACCACGCCTTCCACGGCAGGTACAACGATCGCTGCATCGCCTGCTACCTGCAATATTACGGTGAAGGAAGATTACGGAACTCTGGTCGCGGAATACTGTACGAACTTAAAGGCGATTGCATCGTACATGCAAGGAGCTACCTGTGGTGTAGTGGCTTAA
- the LOC125907769 gene encoding autotransporter adhesin BpaC-like isoform X46, with translation MDRYLLSCLLLVCMVLAYPSEIAAQRSRVCFAQSGDYTTATSIGFCSHAVYIALNPTSKAFVGILNPANDADDLLGGIRKFANLKKTYPYVDLYMGVLGSISAGNILWLNQQASRKTFIDLLITKMASYPEMSGVYLDFDGLTNLYQNWYALFVAELNTALTAKNLKLITALPWDASASGDIYYSSTLSTLPFNVIKTHEEMYSAVATTTTRPISPLFSLAAPFNDETKTIYNNVFRWVLKGFLTTQLVVSLPMYSLKFTTSGGSQFGSAMTAVTKDTYCNALLFGSKNTLGAPQAGEGFAYSTSTFYTYNTPASLVDKLQFVIATNMGGVGVYSLDQAGSQNAEMLRQVTSVLAPTPPASVSYPPVGDAMCGVPVTFPAPLTTTTVATTTAAVTTTAAATTTAAATTTAAATTTAAATTTAAATTTAAATTTAAATTTAAAASTTAAAGSTTAAGGSTTAAGGSTTATGGSTTAAGGSTTVAGGSTTAAGGSTTAAGGSTTAAGGSTTAAGGSTTAAGGSTTAAGGSTTVAGGSTTVAGGSTTAAGGSTTAAGGSTIAAGGSTTAAGGSTTAAGGSTTAAGGSTTAAGGSTTAAGGSTTAAGGSTTAAGGSTTAAGGSTTAAGGSITAAGGSTTAAGGSTTAAGGSTTAAGGSTTAAGGSTTAAGGSTTAAGGSTTVAGGSTTAAGGSTTAAGGSTTAAGGSTTAAGGSTTAAGGSTTAAGGSTTPSNSASSTTPSTGASSTTPSTAGTTIAASPATCNITVKEDYGTLVAEYCTNLKAIASYMQGATCGVVA, from the exons ATGGATCGCTATCTACTGTCATGCTTGTTGCTCGTGTGTATGGTGCTGG CCTACCCTTCGGAGATAGCGGCTCAAA GGTCACGCGTCTGTTTCGCTCAGTCTGGCGACTACACCACTGCCACATCGATAGGCTTCTGCTCGCATGCAGTCTACATTGCACTGAACCCGACCTCTAAAGCCTTTGTGGGGATACTAAACCCTGCCAACGATGCAGATGATCTGCTAG GCGGTATCAGAAAGTTCGCTAATCTCAAAAAGACATACCCCTACGTGGACTTGTACATGGGCGTGTTGGGAAGTATTTCTGCGGGAAACATTCTGTGGCTGAATCAGCAAGCATCGCGTAAAACGTTTATCGATCTGCTTATTACAAAGATGGCATCGTATCCTGAAATGAGCGGCGTCTACTTGGATTTCGATGGGCTCACCAATTTGTACCAG AATTGGTATGCTCTGTTCGTTGCTGAGTTAAATACGGCTCTTACCGCTAAGAACCTGAAGCTTATTACCGCCTTACCGTGGGATGCAAGTGCGAGTGGCGATATTTACTACAGCTCAACCCTCTCCACTCTGCCGTTCAACGTGATCAAAACGCACGAGGAAATGTACTCAGCGGTCGCTACCACTACCACGCGCCCGATCAGCCCGCTGTTTTCACTGGCCGCACCGTTTAAcgacgaaacgaaaacaatc TATAACAATGTGTTTCGGTGGGTGTTGAAGGGATTTTTGACAACCCAGCTCGTTGTTAGCTTGCCTATGTACAGTTTGAAATTTACTACATCAGGTGGATCACAATTTGGTTCTGCTATGACCGCTGTTACAAAGGATACATATTGTAAC GCTTTGTTATTTGGATCGAAAAATACTCTTGGAGCGCCCCAAGCCGGGGAAGGCTTTGCCTACAGCACATCCACGTTTTACACTTACAACACTCCCGCATCTCTTGTCGATAAGCTACAGTTTGTTATAGCAACCAACATGGGCGGTGTAGGCGTATATTCGCTAGATCAAGCTGGTAGCCAAAATGCTGAAATGCTTCGTCAGGTGACAAGCGTTCTAGCACCAACACCACCCGCCTCAGTATCATACCCTCCAGTAGGAGATGCGATGTGTGGTGTTCCGGTTACGTTTCCAGCACCGCTAACAACGACAACAGTTGCAACGACTACTGCTGCAGTCACCACTACTGCTGCAGCCACCACTACTGCTGCAGCCACCACTACTGCTGCAGCCACCACTACTGCTGCAGCCACCACTACTGCTGCAGCCACCACTACTGCTGCAGCCACCACTACTGCTGCAGCCACCActactgctgcagctgcaagtaccactgctgctgcaggaagtaccactgctgcaggaggaagtaccactgctgctggaggtAGTACCACTGCTACAGGAGGAAGCACAACTGCTGCTGGCGGTAGTACCACTGTTGCTGGCGGTAGTaccactgctgctggcggtagtaccactgctgctggcggtagtaccactgctgctggaggaagcacaactgctgctggcggtagtactactgctgctggaggtagtaccactgctgctggaggaagCACCACTGTTGCAGGAGGAAGCACAACTGTTGCAGGAGGAAGTACAACTGCTGCAGGAGGAAGCAcaactgctgctggaggaagTACTATTGCTGCTGGAGGAAGTACTACTGCTGCAGGAGGAAGCACAACTGCTGCAGGAGGAAGCACAACTGCTGCTGGCGGTAGTACCACTGCTGCAGGAGGTAGTaccactgctgctggaggaagTACTACTGCTGCAGGAGGAAGCAcaactgctgctggaggtAGTACCACTGCTGCAGGAGGAAGCACAACTGCTGCAGGAGGAAGCAtaactgctgctggaggaagcacaactgctgctggaggaagCACAACAGCTGCAGGAGGTAGTACTACTGCTGCAGGAGGAAGTACAACTGCTGCAGGAGGTAGTaccactgctgctggcggTAGTACCACTGCAGCTGGAGGAAGTACTACTGTTGCAGGAGGAAGCAcaactgctgctggag GAAGCAcaactgctgctggag GAAGTACCACTGCTGCAGGAGGAAGTACCACTGCTGCAGGAGGTAGTACAACAGCTGCTGGTGGTAGCaccactgctgctggaggaagCACTACTCCATCAAACTCAGCATCGTCAACTACGCCATCAACCGGTGCATCATCAACCACGCCTTCCACGGCAGGTACAACGATCGCTGCATCGCCTGCTACCTGCAATATTACGGTGAAGGAAGATTACGGAACTCTGGTCGCGGAATACTGTACGAACTTAAAGGCGATTGCATCGTACATGCAAGGAGCTACCTGTGGTGTAGTGGCTTAA
- the LOC125907769 gene encoding autotransporter adhesin BpaC-like isoform X48 — protein sequence MDRYLLSCLLLVCMVLAYPSEIAAQRSRVCFAQSGDYTTATSIGFCSHAVYIALNPTSKAFVGILNPANDADDLLGGIRKFANLKKTYPYVDLYMGVLGSISAGNILWLNQQASRKTFIDLLITKMASYPEMSGVYLDFDGLTNLYQNWYALFVAELNTALTAKNLKLITALPWDASASGDIYYSSTLSTLPFNVIKTHEEMYSAVATTTTRPISPLFSLAAPFNDETKTIYNNVFRWVLKGFLTTQLVVSLPMYSLKFTTSGGSQFGSAMTAVTKDTYCNALLFGSKNTLGAPQAGEGFAYSTSTFYTYNTPASLVDKLQFVIATNMGGVGVYSLDQAGSQNAEMLRQVTSVLAPTPPASVSYPPVGDAMCGVPVTFPAPLTTTTVATTTAAVTTTAAATTTAAATTTAAATTTAAATTTAAATTTAAATTTAAATTTAAAASTTAAAGSTTAAGGSTTAAGGSTTATGGSTTAAGGSTTVAGGSTTAAGGSTTAAGGSTTAAGGSTTAAGGSTTAAGGSTTVAGGSTTAAGGSTTAAGGSTTAAGGSTTAAGGSTTAAGGSTTTAGGSTTAAGGSTTAAGGSTTAAGGSTTAAGGSTTAAGGSTTAAGGSTTAAGGSTTAAGGSTTAAGGSTTAAGGSTTAAGGSTTAAGGSTTAAGGSTTAAGGSTTAAGGSTTAAGGSTTAAGGSTTAAGGSTTAAGGSTTAAGGSTTPSNSASSTTPSTGASSTTPSTAGTTIAASPATCNITVKEDYGTLVAEYCTNLKAIASYMQGATCGVVA from the exons ATGGATCGCTATCTACTGTCATGCTTGTTGCTCGTGTGTATGGTGCTGG CCTACCCTTCGGAGATAGCGGCTCAAA GGTCACGCGTCTGTTTCGCTCAGTCTGGCGACTACACCACTGCCACATCGATAGGCTTCTGCTCGCATGCAGTCTACATTGCACTGAACCCGACCTCTAAAGCCTTTGTGGGGATACTAAACCCTGCCAACGATGCAGATGATCTGCTAG GCGGTATCAGAAAGTTCGCTAATCTCAAAAAGACATACCCCTACGTGGACTTGTACATGGGCGTGTTGGGAAGTATTTCTGCGGGAAACATTCTGTGGCTGAATCAGCAAGCATCGCGTAAAACGTTTATCGATCTGCTTATTACAAAGATGGCATCGTATCCTGAAATGAGCGGCGTCTACTTGGATTTCGATGGGCTCACCAATTTGTACCAG AATTGGTATGCTCTGTTCGTTGCTGAGTTAAATACGGCTCTTACCGCTAAGAACCTGAAGCTTATTACCGCCTTACCGTGGGATGCAAGTGCGAGTGGCGATATTTACTACAGCTCAACCCTCTCCACTCTGCCGTTCAACGTGATCAAAACGCACGAGGAAATGTACTCAGCGGTCGCTACCACTACCACGCGCCCGATCAGCCCGCTGTTTTCACTGGCCGCACCGTTTAAcgacgaaacgaaaacaatc TATAACAATGTGTTTCGGTGGGTGTTGAAGGGATTTTTGACAACCCAGCTCGTTGTTAGCTTGCCTATGTACAGTTTGAAATTTACTACATCAGGTGGATCACAATTTGGTTCTGCTATGACCGCTGTTACAAAGGATACATATTGTAAC GCTTTGTTATTTGGATCGAAAAATACTCTTGGAGCGCCCCAAGCCGGGGAAGGCTTTGCCTACAGCACATCCACGTTTTACACTTACAACACTCCCGCATCTCTTGTCGATAAGCTACAGTTTGTTATAGCAACCAACATGGGCGGTGTAGGCGTATATTCGCTAGATCAAGCTGGTAGCCAAAATGCTGAAATGCTTCGTCAGGTGACAAGCGTTCTAGCACCAACACCACCCGCCTCAGTATCATACCCTCCAGTAGGAGATGCGATGTGTGGTGTTCCGGTTACGTTTCCAGCACCGCTAACAACGACAACAGTTGCAACGACTACTGCTGCAGTCACCACTACTGCTGCAGCCACCACTACTGCTGCAGCCACCACTACTGCTGCAGCCACCACTACTGCTGCAGCCACCACTACTGCTGCAGCCACCACTACTGCTGCAGCCACCACTACTGCTGCAGCCACCActactgctgcagctgcaagtaccactgctgctgcaggaagtaccactgctgcaggaggaagtaccactgctgctggaggtAGTACCACTGCTACAGGAGGAAGCACAACTGCTGCTGGCGGTAGTACCACTGTTGCTGGCGGTAGTaccactgctgctggcggtagtaccactgctgctggcggtagtaccactgctgctggaggaagcacaactgctgctggcggtagtactactgctgctggag GAAGTACTACTGTTGCAGGAGGAAGCAcaactgctgctggaggtAGTACCACTGCTGCAGGAGGAAGCACAACTGCTGCAGGAGGAAGCACAACTGCTGCAGGAGGTAGTACCACTGCTGCAGGAGGTAGTACTACTACTGCAGGAGGAAGTACAACTGCTGCAGGAGGTAGTaccactgctgctggcggTAGTACCACTGCAGCTGGAGGAAGCACAACTGCTGCAGGAGGAAGCACAACTGCTGCAGGAGGAagtacaacagcagcaggaggtaGTACAACTGCTGCAGGAGGTAGTACCACTGCGGCAGGAGGAAGTACCACTGCTGCAGGAGGAAGTACTACTGCTGCAGGAGGAAGCAcaactgctgctggaggtAGTACCACTGCTGCAGGAGGAAGTaccactgctgctggag GAAGTACCACTGCTGCAGGAGGAAGTACAACTGCTGCAGGAGGTAGTACCACTGCTGCAGGAGGAAGTACCACTGCTGCAGGAGGAAGTACCACTGCTGCAGGAGGTAGTACAACAGCTGCTGGTGGTAGCaccactgctgctggaggaagCACTACTCCATCAAACTCAGCATCGTCAACTACGCCATCAACCGGTGCATCATCAACCACGCCTTCCACGGCAGGTACAACGATCGCTGCATCGCCTGCTACCTGCAATATTACGGTGAAGGAAGATTACGGAACTCTGGTCGCGGAATACTGTACGAACTTAAAGGCGATTGCATCGTACATGCAAGGAGCTACCTGTGGTGTAGTGGCTTAA
- the LOC125907769 gene encoding autotransporter adhesin BpaC-like isoform X36, producing MDRYLLSCLLLVCMVLAYPSEIAAQRSRVCFAQSGDYTTATSIGFCSHAVYIALNPTSKAFVGILNPANDADDLLGGIRKFANLKKTYPYVDLYMGVLGSISAGNILWLNQQASRKTFIDLLITKMASYPEMSGVYLDFDGLTNLYQNWYALFVAELNTALTAKNLKLITALPWDASASGDIYYSSTLSTLPFNVIKTHEEMYSAVATTTTRPISPLFSLAAPFNDETKTIYNNVFRWVLKGFLTTQLVVSLPMYSLKFTTSGGSQFGSAMTAVTKDTYCNALLFGSKNTLGAPQAGEGFAYSTSTFYTYNTPASLVDKLQFVIATNMGGVGVYSLDQAGSQNAEMLRQVTSVLAPTPPASVSYPPVGDAMCGVPVTFPAPLTTTTVATTTAAVTTTAAATTTAAATTTAAATTTAAATTTAAATTTAAATTTAAATTTAAAASTTAAAGSTTAAGGSTTAAGGSTTATGGSTTAAGGSTTVAGGSTTAAGGSTTAAGGSTTAAGGSTTAAGGSTTAAGGSTTAAGGSTTVAGGSTTVAGGSTTAAGGSTTAAGGSTIAAGGSTTAAGGSTTAAGGSTTAAGGSTTAAGGSTTAAGGSTTAAGGSTTAAGGSTTTAGGSTTAAGGSTTAAGGSTTAAGGSTTAAGGSTTAAGGSTTAAGGSTTAAGGSTTAAGGSTTAAGGSTTAAGGSTTAAGGSTTAAGGSTTAAGGSTTAAGGSTTAAGGSTTAAGGSTTAAGGSTTAAGGSTTAAGGSTTAAGGSTTPSNSASSTTPSTGASSTTPSTAGTTIAASPATCNITVKEDYGTLVAEYCTNLKAIASYMQGATCGVVA from the exons ATGGATCGCTATCTACTGTCATGCTTGTTGCTCGTGTGTATGGTGCTGG CCTACCCTTCGGAGATAGCGGCTCAAA GGTCACGCGTCTGTTTCGCTCAGTCTGGCGACTACACCACTGCCACATCGATAGGCTTCTGCTCGCATGCAGTCTACATTGCACTGAACCCGACCTCTAAAGCCTTTGTGGGGATACTAAACCCTGCCAACGATGCAGATGATCTGCTAG GCGGTATCAGAAAGTTCGCTAATCTCAAAAAGACATACCCCTACGTGGACTTGTACATGGGCGTGTTGGGAAGTATTTCTGCGGGAAACATTCTGTGGCTGAATCAGCAAGCATCGCGTAAAACGTTTATCGATCTGCTTATTACAAAGATGGCATCGTATCCTGAAATGAGCGGCGTCTACTTGGATTTCGATGGGCTCACCAATTTGTACCAG AATTGGTATGCTCTGTTCGTTGCTGAGTTAAATACGGCTCTTACCGCTAAGAACCTGAAGCTTATTACCGCCTTACCGTGGGATGCAAGTGCGAGTGGCGATATTTACTACAGCTCAACCCTCTCCACTCTGCCGTTCAACGTGATCAAAACGCACGAGGAAATGTACTCAGCGGTCGCTACCACTACCACGCGCCCGATCAGCCCGCTGTTTTCACTGGCCGCACCGTTTAAcgacgaaacgaaaacaatc TATAACAATGTGTTTCGGTGGGTGTTGAAGGGATTTTTGACAACCCAGCTCGTTGTTAGCTTGCCTATGTACAGTTTGAAATTTACTACATCAGGTGGATCACAATTTGGTTCTGCTATGACCGCTGTTACAAAGGATACATATTGTAAC GCTTTGTTATTTGGATCGAAAAATACTCTTGGAGCGCCCCAAGCCGGGGAAGGCTTTGCCTACAGCACATCCACGTTTTACACTTACAACACTCCCGCATCTCTTGTCGATAAGCTACAGTTTGTTATAGCAACCAACATGGGCGGTGTAGGCGTATATTCGCTAGATCAAGCTGGTAGCCAAAATGCTGAAATGCTTCGTCAGGTGACAAGCGTTCTAGCACCAACACCACCCGCCTCAGTATCATACCCTCCAGTAGGAGATGCGATGTGTGGTGTTCCGGTTACGTTTCCAGCACCGCTAACAACGACAACAGTTGCAACGACTACTGCTGCAGTCACCACTACTGCTGCAGCCACCACTACTGCTGCAGCCACCACTACTGCTGCAGCCACCACTACTGCTGCAGCCACCACTACTGCTGCAGCCACCACTACTGCTGCAGCCACCACTACTGCTGCAGCCACCActactgctgcagctgcaagtaccactgctgctgcaggaagtaccactgctgcaggaggaagtaccactgctgctggaggtAGTACCACTGCTACAGGAGGAAGCACAACTGCTGCTGGCGGTAGTACCACTGTTGCTGGCGGTAGTaccactgctgctggcggtagtaccactgctgctggcggtagtaccactgctgctggaggaagcacaactgctgctggcggtagtactactgctgctggaggtagtaccactgctgctggaggaagCACCACTGTTGCAGGAGGAAGCACAACTGTTGCAGGAGGAAGTACAACTGCTGCAGGAGGAAGCAcaactgctgctggaggaagTACTATTGCTGCTGGAGGAAGTACTACTGCTGCAGGAGGAAGCACAACTGCTGCAGGAGGAAGCACAACTGCTGCTGGCG gaagTACTACTGCTGCAGGAGGAAGCAcaactgctgctggag GAAGCACAACTGCTGCAGGAGGTAGTACCACTGCTGCAGGAGGTAGTACTACTACTGCAGGAGGAAGTACAACTGCTGCAGGAGGTAGTaccactgctgctggcggTAGTACCACTGCAGCTGGAGGAAGCACAACTGCTGCAGGAGGAAGCACAACTGCTGCAGGAGGAagtacaacagcagcaggaggtaGTACAACTGCTGCAGGAGGTAGTACCACTGCGGCAGGAGGAAGTACCACTGCTGCAGGAGGAAGTACTACTGCTGCAGGAGGAAGCAcaactgctgctggaggtAGTACCACTGCTGCAGGAGGAAGTaccactgctgctggag GAAGTACCACTGCTGCAGGAGGAAGTACAACTGCTGCAGGAGGTAGTACCACTGCTGCAGGAGGAAGTACCACTGCTGCAGGAGGAAGTACCACTGCTGCAGGAGGTAGTACAACAGCTGCTGGTGGTAGCaccactgctgctggaggaagCACTACTCCATCAAACTCAGCATCGTCAACTACGCCATCAACCGGTGCATCATCAACCACGCCTTCCACGGCAGGTACAACGATCGCTGCATCGCCTGCTACCTGCAATATTACGGTGAAGGAAGATTACGGAACTCTGGTCGCGGAATACTGTACGAACTTAAAGGCGATTGCATCGTACATGCAAGGAGCTACCTGTGGTGTAGTGGCTTAA